Genomic segment of Bubalus kerabau isolate K-KA32 ecotype Philippines breed swamp buffalo chromosome 6, PCC_UOA_SB_1v2, whole genome shotgun sequence:
GGAACCATCTCATAGTAAACACTCAGAGTCTCCCACAGAGTGAGTGTTTCAAGCAtactttgttgctgtttagtggcttggttgtgtccgactctttgtgaccccatgactgtaaatctccaagctcctctgtccatgagttctcccaggtaagaatactggaatgggttgccatttcttctccaggggatcttcccaacccagggattgaacctgagtctcctgtattgcaggcagagtctttacctctCAGCCGCCAAGGAAGCCCTCCAAGCACACTTAGATATTAGTAAATGAGAGGAAATGTTTGCCATTTCAGGTCAGTCTGAGTTCATCAGGAGACGAACAGGGCAGCTGGTGGTCTGTTGGTCAGTGGGCTGTAAGGCCTTGAAGTGTTTCTGTTTTCCAAGAGAGTGTTCCCTTGTGACTTTGGCCTGCTCCCTCTCACTGCATCTCACCTGCTCTCTGCTGTCTGCTGCTTGTTGCTCAGCTGAGAGCCATGTCACCCCAAGGCGATGGAAACCTCTCGGTGATGTCTTTGCAGGAGTTTGTGCTGGATGGATTTGAGGGTGGTCCACAGACCCAGGCTCTGCTCTTTGCTCTGTTCCTGGCCCTGTATGTGGTGGCCGCCCTGGGGAACCTCACCATGATGGTGGTCATCACCCTGGATGCCCATCTGCACTCTccaatgtacttcttcctcaagaACCTCTCCTTTGTGGACCTGTGTTACTCATCTGTCATCGCCCCCAAGGCCCTGGTCAACTTCCTGTCCCCCTCCAAGGTCATCACCTTTGAGGGATGTATCATTCAATTTTCCTTTTTCGCCCTACTGGGCACCACAGAGGCGTTACTCCTGGCCATGATGGCCTATGATCGCTTTGTGGCCGTCTGTAGCCCCTTGCACTACCCCATCACCATGTGCCCCTCGGTCTGTGCCCTCCTGGTGCTGGTCTCCTACTGCGGAGGCTGCCTCAACTCCATCCTGCAGGCCAGCTTCACATTCAGCCTCCCGTTCTGCAGCTCCAACCACATCgaccacttcttctgtgatgtgCCGCCTCTGCTCAAGCTGGCCTGTGCTGACACTACGACCAATGAGCTGGTCATGTTTGGCCTCTGTGGCTTCTTCATCGTGGGCACCACACTTGTGGTTCTCGTCTCCTATGGCTACATCACAGTGACCATCCTGAGGATGCGCTCAGGAGGAGGGAGACACAAGCTCTTCTCCACCTGCGGCTCCCATATGACAGCCGTGTCCCTCTTTTATGGGACCCTTTTTGTCATGTATGCCCAGCCGGGAGCTGTGGCATCCATGGAGCAGGGCAAGGTGGTCTCTGTCTTATACACCCTGGTCGTCCCGATGCTCAACCCCCTCATCTACAGCCTGAGAAACAAGGATGTGAAGGATGCCCTGCAGAGACTGGGGCAGAGACACACAGCCACGTGAAGGATGATGGCCGGAGAGACAGTGTCCTGAGAACAAGACAAGATGACTTCATGGAAGGGACTGGATTTGGTTTGAGAAATTCATTCCCTATTTATCTAACCCACTCTTTCATCCAGTGTTACATTCTACTGTTTATGAAGCACATGATGCTCCACAAACTGCAAGTGTGAGAAATAAAGATAGACAAGGCATCTTCATTCCCACTAGAGAACTAATGACCCATGTTATCCAAGACCTTAATCTTGAAATCTGAAAAGCACAGTGGGCAGAGTGATTAGCAGAGAGTCTTTGAAACAGCATGGGTATCCCAAGTTCAACTTCCTCTGGTGAAGGTATTAAACGACACAAACTCTGATGCctctcttttcccttcatttctaAATCTAGGTAATTATGTGCTCAGCAATCTCCCTGGACCACCTAGAAGAGGGGCCCTAGGACACTTGGCCTTGTCCCTTTCCTGGTGATGGCCTGGGTCACCAGAGCCAATTAAGAGTTAGGAAGACCATGCTTCCCCACAATCCTGCATGTGCCTTCTGTTCTTCCACCTCTGCCTTCTGTTCACTGATGCTGCCACCCAACAAGGCAGCAGGGAGCACCTGTGCCCCTGCTTCAGAGGCTCCTAGTGCTCCCTGTCCTGGGTTCTCCCCTCAGACAGAGGCTGGGAGCCCTAGGGAGACAGCGTGGATACCCAAACTTCAACTGACACTTTATACCACCCAGCCTGGCAGGTGACACTTTCCCATTTATGATCCTTCGTCAGCACAGACATCTCTGAATAAGGACGAAGGTCCTGGTAGCTGCAGCTGAGAGCAGGTTAGGAAAGGGAAGGCGCACTTTCTTGTAGAGAGCATAGCTCCTTGCTCTCTCTCACACTCCCTGGGAGCCTGGTCCCTTAAGCTTGAGCCGCAGGTTCAGAGCTTCATCATCATGCTCCATGGAACTCAACACACAGTCTGGACTCAGAACCCAGTGGCCTCCTTATGGCATCTTCTTTTGGAAGAGTCATCCACTCCCATGGTCACTACCAGGAGGTTGTCCTCTGGACACAAGGGTGGTCTGTCCCTAGTAGGGTCGGTCGGGACGGGCCCTGCCTCTCTGGTCACAGCTCTCCATCTTCTCTCTTTGCTCAGGAGGACCGTGGGGGAGGGGCTCACACCCTGTCATCAGGCTGCCACTCACCATTGCTCTGTTGGGACCTACTCAGAGGCCTCTACCCTATTCTTGTTCTCATTGTCTCATATTTGGGCTCCAAACTTAATTCTAAGTCTTCCATAGATTACTGTATTCTCTTGATATAATGATGCAAGTCTTTGAAAAGTTGCCCTAGTTTTCAGGAGCAAAATGACATGTCTTATGATTGTTTCATGCTGTATTATTCTATCtcctattttcctttcttcctcttttgtctcctctctcctcctccttttctccctttctttctttcttccttctttcttttcctttcctttctttctaatctctctctttccctcacctagctctctctttcattttattgttttccattCCATGAAATTTCAGAAGAATTATCTTGGGTCTTCTACCATcttaatttaaatttctaaaggaaatagaaaagtgCAATCTTTTTATACAAGTGTATATGTCTCATCATACGTGCAAGTTAATGGTGCCAACAGTATAATGTCAGTGGTTCTTAGTAGAGCAAcattaattttcactttcaaataaatcaggaaaggaagTTAAATATTAGATGAAATAGAAATTGCCCTATACTgtggaagaaaattatttttaaaaccctgTAAGTTGGCTTTACTCTATGTAAACCTATGTTTCAGACTGTAGTGAAGGGAATTATACAATGTTAGAAGTAGTTTGTTTTTTGGTTCATCCTGTATAATACTTTGCAAGCTGCTGACACATACTTGGTTCTTTGTTCACATCTAATTCTGGTGTATAAATTGAGTTCAGTGTTAAGTAGACATTGAACTCCAAAATATACATGATACGGTTCTCGTTTGCTTATTGTGTTTCAGTGGAAAATAAACACATCACATTTCAACACAAAACACTTTGCAGTTGTGATGCTGACCCTATAGTAAAGTTTAGAAGTTTCTACCTATTAATGTAAAAATCAATTGTTGTAACTAATTTTGAGTGTAGTTCAGTAGTGTTAGCATACTCACTTCACTGTGTATCAGATCTCCAGAACGTTATCATCTTGCAAACCTGGAACTCCATCCCCCTAAATAATAACTCCCTGTTTTCCCTTTACCTTCACAACTGGTGGtcactattctactttctgtctccacaCATGTGACTTCTTTAGATGGCCCAGATAAGTAaagcatacagtatttgtctttttctgtctggtcGTTTCATTTAACATAGAATCCTCAAGGTTTaccatgttgcagcatgtgacAAGATTTCTATCATTTTCAGGGCTGACTATCACATGTGTATACAACTTTTTGCTTATCCCTTCATCCACCTAGGAACACGTGGGCTATGTTGAAGAACATGCTATGTAAATGGGCATGCAAATATCTCAGAGAGactgccttttttctttcttttctttcttttctttcttttagtatATATTCAGATTTTTGATTGTATCATATGGttatcttttctcattttgaGGGAAATCTTATATGACTTTTCTAAGTGGCTGTATCACTTTGCTTCTTTCCAACAGTGCAAAACTGTTCCATTTTATCCACATAATTGTTAATAtatgttcttttctctttcatttgagcCATCATAAATGATGGGGAAGTATTATCTctgttgcttttatttccctaACAATTCATGATTTTGAGCATTTTCTCATGTTTGATGGCAATCTATAGATCATCTTTTAGAGAAATAGCTTCAAGCATTAAGGTTGGTGCAAAAGCAATTGTGGTTTTCCACTGTTGAACTTGCCAGtttatattggaatacattcttaaataaatgtggttgtaTTACACATCATTTCAATGCATGCTtctcactttatattttttgctAATGTCATTACTTGccgtgtattttatatttattttagactagagaAATACTGTTAGACAAAAAGTAAAtctgagtgattttcttattcgagttcaaaatggatagtaaagcagcagagacagctCACAACATCAATaacgcatttggcccaggaattgCTAATGAGCGTAGAGTACAGTGGTGggtcaagaagttttgcaaaggagatgggaGCCTTGAAGTTGAAGGAGACGGTGGCCAGCCATCCGAAGATGATACCAACCAATTGAGAGGACCATCAAAGCttatcctcttacaactacacaagaagttgctGAAGAGCTCATTGTCGACCATTCtg
This window contains:
- the LOC129656355 gene encoding olfactory receptor 12-like; translation: MSPQGDGNLSVMSLQEFVLDGFEGGPQTQALLFALFLALYVVAALGNLTMMVVITLDAHLHSPMYFFLKNLSFVDLCYSSVIAPKALVNFLSPSKVITFEGCIIQFSFFALLGTTEALLLAMMAYDRFVAVCSPLHYPITMCPSVCALLVLVSYCGGCLNSILQASFTFSLPFCSSNHIDHFFCDVPPLLKLACADTTTNELVMFGLCGFFIVGTTLVVLVSYGYITVTILRMRSGGGRHKLFSTCGSHMTAVSLFYGTLFVMYAQPGAVASMEQGKVVSVLYTLVVPMLNPLIYSLRNKDVKDALQRLGQRHTAT